One window from the genome of Fastidiosipila sp. encodes:
- a CDS encoding ABC transporter permease: MVKSNAGRTLDRQRLGHLAKEYFLVIVVALLIVVFSFLNQNFLTGANIQNMLRQAAANVIISIGMLAVVLTGGIDLSVGATAGLAGVLVAGFIRDGMGALSASLLVLVIGILVGTFTGFLVVYMGLAPYIASMSMMLIVTGIKLLYSHSLSISIDMSQSGFLMVGRGNFASIPIPIWMMFVMTLIFQFVMSKTTYGRSLYALGGNPEAAYLAGINSKFMTMSVYVISGFCSFVAGIMLASRLASGSPSTGTGFDTNAIASVVIGGGSLAGGRGKPMLVLFGAMVIAMLSNFLNLMGVQNYIQRIITGGIIILAVFISERTGTKKR; this comes from the coding sequence ATGGTGAAAAGTAATGCCGGCAGAACACTGGATAGGCAGAGACTTGGCCACCTTGCCAAAGAATATTTCCTGGTTATCGTTGTTGCCTTGTTAATAGTTGTATTCAGTTTTTTGAACCAAAATTTTTTGACAGGTGCCAATATTCAAAATATGTTAAGGCAAGCGGCAGCAAATGTGATCATCAGTATCGGGATGCTGGCTGTTGTTTTAACAGGGGGCATTGATCTTTCTGTCGGGGCAACCGCTGGTTTAGCTGGGGTGTTGGTGGCGGGCTTTATTAGAGACGGCATGGGTGCTCTCAGCGCTTCCTTATTGGTACTTGTTATCGGAATTCTGGTTGGTACGTTCACCGGATTTTTGGTTGTGTACATGGGTCTGGCACCTTACATAGCCTCGATGTCCATGATGCTGATTGTGACAGGAATAAAACTCCTTTACAGTCACTCACTTTCAATTTCGATAGACATGAGCCAGAGTGGTTTTTTGATGGTCGGCCGTGGGAATTTTGCAAGCATCCCTATACCCATTTGGATGATGTTTGTTATGACTTTGATATTCCAATTCGTTATGTCGAAAACGACTTATGGTAGAAGTCTCTACGCTCTCGGCGGCAATCCGGAAGCGGCTTACCTTGCGGGTATCAATAGCAAATTTATGACGATGTCCGTCTACGTAATAAGTGGGTTTTGCAGCTTTGTTGCAGGGATTATGCTTGCATCAAGGCTGGCATCTGGTTCCCCTTCGACGGGTACGGGTTTCGATACAAACGCGATTGCATCAGTCGTTATCGGTGGAGGAAGTCTTGCCGGAGGACGGGGGAAGCCCATGCTGGTTCTGTTTGGCGCGATGGTGATCGCAATGCTGAGTAATTTCCTTAACCTGATGGGTGTGCAGAATTACATTCAGAGAATAATCACGGGCGGAATCATTATTCTCGCTGTATTCATCTCGGAACGGACTGGCACCAAGAAGCGATAA
- a CDS encoding sugar ABC transporter ATP-binding protein, with product MGAFNPIVEKTETTETHETDNVILRVTGLVKDFPGVRALDNVSFSLRRGEIHGLVGENGAGKTTLLKILSGVYAADNGEIELEGSKVHLKNPIDAQSKGICMEYQEKTLFPNLSVAENICVGNLGLYSGSRSMVSWKKIHTIANEVLNWLNFDIDTTLNIRDLSPQLQQIVQIARAIALKGKIIILDEPTAAISFSEVDNLFATLRRLKDEGYSIIYVSHHLKEVFRITDRVTILKDGQGVGTFETAALDEKAMTRLMIGRDIIRERQSRDFSTSEVVFETKSLTTADESISDVSVKVRKGEILGIAGLLGSGKDILARVIAGSTPIKSGEVILNGESFVPKRPKQVINKGITVLPAERTLEGLILRQSLNFNMTLSSFKRFSKFGIMNARKDFRLAEKAASDVNLKYVTLRQQALSLSGGNQQRVMIARALLTNAKIIVFNEPTQGVDVGAKQEIHKLIRSYVSRGGSVIIISSELPELLSTSDNIAVMSRGRIVANYTGDEASEETLLKQMIG from the coding sequence ATGGGTGCTTTTAATCCAATTGTTGAAAAAACTGAAACAACAGAAACCCACGAAACTGACAACGTTATTCTTCGGGTCACGGGCTTGGTTAAAGATTTTCCGGGTGTTAGAGCGTTGGATAATGTCTCTTTTTCCCTGCGCCGGGGCGAGATCCACGGTTTGGTGGGTGAAAACGGAGCGGGCAAAACTACGTTATTGAAGATTCTCTCTGGCGTTTATGCTGCTGACAATGGTGAAATTGAATTGGAGGGGTCAAAAGTTCATCTGAAAAATCCGATCGATGCACAGAGCAAAGGTATTTGTATGGAATACCAGGAGAAAACTCTGTTCCCCAACTTAAGCGTTGCCGAAAATATCTGTGTAGGCAATTTAGGTTTGTATTCTGGCAGCCGTTCAATGGTTTCCTGGAAAAAAATCCACACAATCGCAAATGAAGTTCTCAATTGGTTGAATTTCGACATCGATACAACCTTGAATATTCGAGATTTGTCACCTCAGTTGCAGCAAATAGTTCAAATAGCGCGGGCGATTGCACTCAAGGGAAAGATCATCATCTTGGACGAACCTACAGCTGCTATTTCTTTTAGCGAAGTCGACAATCTATTTGCTACGCTGAGAAGGTTAAAAGATGAAGGCTACTCGATCATCTATGTTTCTCACCATCTGAAAGAGGTCTTCCGAATAACTGACAGGGTTACGATCCTGAAGGATGGTCAGGGTGTCGGAACCTTCGAAACGGCAGCTCTTGACGAAAAAGCGATGACTCGTCTGATGATTGGGAGAGACATTATCCGCGAACGCCAAAGCAGAGACTTCTCAACAAGTGAGGTGGTATTTGAAACCAAATCGCTTACCACAGCGGATGAATCGATTTCTGACGTTTCAGTTAAAGTTCGAAAAGGAGAAATCCTGGGGATTGCAGGATTGTTAGGAAGTGGCAAAGACATCTTAGCCAGGGTCATCGCGGGATCAACGCCAATAAAATCGGGAGAAGTAATTCTAAACGGGGAAAGTTTTGTTCCAAAACGTCCAAAACAAGTGATCAACAAAGGCATAACAGTATTGCCGGCAGAAAGAACTCTTGAGGGCTTGATCTTAAGGCAGTCGCTGAATTTTAACATGACACTTTCGTCTTTCAAGAGATTTTCCAAATTCGGCATCATGAATGCAAGAAAGGATTTCAGATTGGCCGAGAAAGCTGCCTCCGATGTCAATCTAAAATACGTCACACTGAGACAGCAGGCACTGTCTTTGTCAGGAGGCAACCAGCAAAGAGTCATGATTGCGCGTGCCCTTTTGACGAATGCAAAGATTATCGTTTTCAATGAACCCACGCAAGGTGTTGATGTGGGCGCAAAGCAGGAGATCCACAAACTGATCCGTTCCTATGTTTCACGGGGAGGGTCCGTGATTATCATCTCATCGGAACTTCCTGAGTTGCTGAGTACAAGTGATAACATTGCCGTTATGAGCAGGGGGAGAATCGTCGCCAATTACACTGGCGACGAGGCTTCGGAGGAAACATTGCTTAAGCAAATGATTGGCTGA
- a CDS encoding NAD(P)-dependent oxidoreductase, translated as MRQIGFVGTGVMGSAMVARLCRHGYQVKVFNRTREKAEATACATGATCTDSIAEAVRGADAVITMVGYPADVEEVMLGPEGIFDTASRDTLVIDMTTSSPSLAVKLYDEGRKKGLSLLDAPVSGGDVGARDGTLSIMVGGDRQSFDRALPVFSVLGKNIVYMGAAGNGQHTKAANQIAVAGATAAMTEAILYAEQTGLDPETMLRAIGAGAAGSWQIANMAPRVLSGDHDPGFFIKHFIKDMRIVEEEMADRGTGLPMLHTVLGLYEKMAGHGDGDLGTQALIRLYRTEKDKISKS; from the coding sequence ATCAGACAAATTGGATTCGTCGGCACAGGTGTCATGGGTTCAGCCATGGTCGCCCGGCTTTGCCGGCATGGTTATCAGGTAAAAGTCTTCAACAGGACAAGGGAAAAGGCGGAGGCAACCGCCTGCGCCACGGGGGCCACGTGTACAGATTCGATCGCTGAGGCGGTGCGCGGGGCAGATGCCGTGATCACCATGGTCGGCTATCCCGCCGATGTTGAAGAAGTCATGCTGGGTCCGGAGGGGATCTTTGATACGGCCAGCCGGGATACCCTGGTGATCGATATGACCACCTCGTCGCCTTCCCTTGCTGTCAAACTCTATGATGAAGGCAGGAAAAAGGGCCTGTCCCTCCTGGATGCGCCCGTCTCGGGCGGCGACGTAGGTGCGCGTGATGGAACACTTTCCATTATGGTGGGAGGCGACCGCCAATCGTTTGACCGGGCACTCCCTGTTTTTTCAGTGCTGGGCAAAAATATTGTCTACATGGGTGCGGCGGGTAATGGCCAGCACACCAAGGCTGCCAACCAGATTGCGGTTGCGGGTGCCACGGCAGCCATGACAGAGGCCATCCTCTACGCAGAGCAGACGGGGCTCGACCCCGAAACCATGTTGCGGGCGATCGGCGCCGGCGCCGCGGGAAGCTGGCAGATTGCCAACATGGCGCCCAGGGTTCTGTCAGGAGATCATGATCCCGGTTTTTTTATCAAGCACTTCATCAAAGACATGCGAATCGTGGAAGAAGAGATGGCAGACCGCGGAACCGGACTTCCCATGTTACATACCGTTTTGGGTCTCTATGAAAAAATGGCAGGCCATGGTGATGGGGATCTGGGGACCCAGGCCCTGATCCGCCTCTACCGGACTGAAAAAGACAAAATCAGCAAGAGTTGA
- a CDS encoding SDR family oxidoreductase → MENAIWNLFDLTDKNAVVTGASGGIGYACAIGLAQAGANVVAHYNTNKKTADKLVAEIRKMGKEAFAVQADVSNYEDVNRMAKDIDEMWGKVDILFNNAGIGLTVDPEKSTKEEWLKVIDTNLNGVFYCAQAFGKLMIRDGGGAIINMGSMSAEIINRPEEVSYSTSKAGVHLMTKGLAACWAKYKIRVNAIAPGYIATEMSLPMMRSEPDWVKTNWTDWTPQRRIAEPEELVGMVVYLASEASSFVTGSCLIIDGGFTVY, encoded by the coding sequence ATGGAAAATGCAATCTGGAATCTATTCGATTTGACTGATAAAAACGCTGTCGTGACAGGGGCATCCGGTGGAATTGGTTATGCCTGCGCTATTGGCCTGGCCCAAGCGGGCGCAAATGTTGTTGCCCACTATAATACCAACAAAAAAACTGCGGATAAACTTGTAGCAGAGATTAGAAAAATGGGAAAAGAAGCCTTCGCGGTGCAAGCAGATGTTTCCAATTACGAAGACGTTAACCGCATGGCAAAAGATATCGATGAGATGTGGGGAAAGGTTGACATATTGTTCAATAATGCCGGAATTGGGCTAACCGTCGATCCCGAAAAGAGCACAAAGGAAGAGTGGTTGAAGGTAATCGACACGAATCTTAATGGCGTATTCTACTGCGCACAAGCTTTCGGTAAATTGATGATCCGGGATGGAGGTGGAGCCATTATCAATATGGGTTCCATGTCCGCAGAAATTATCAATAGACCCGAAGAGGTCTCCTACAGCACTTCAAAAGCCGGCGTCCACCTGATGACTAAAGGGCTTGCGGCATGCTGGGCAAAATATAAAATACGTGTCAATGCTATAGCTCCGGGGTATATTGCAACTGAGATGTCACTTCCCATGATGCGCAGTGAGCCTGACTGGGTCAAAACGAATTGGACCGATTGGACGCCGCAACGACGGATTGCTGAACCTGAAGAACTGGTGGGCATGGTTGTTTATCTCGCGTCCGAAGCGTCGAGTTTCGTCACGGGTTCTTGTTTGATCATCGACGGGGGATTCACGGTGTATTAA
- the selD gene encoding selenide, water dikinase SelD: MGPGVLSELLTGLPIKKDDRLLVGYETEDDACVYLVSDDIAIIQTVDFFPPIVDDPFDYGRIAAANALSDVYAMGAVPKTALNLLCFSSCLDLAVVRRILEGGADKCMEAGVTVAGGHSIEDEEPKFGLSVMGLCHPDQIRRNDTPHPGHILVLTKPLGTGALATGAKAGLLDGETVQRMIDTMAKLNRYAFEASVGLDVSASTDITGFGLLGHLREMAGRDRKVTVEIDSRSVPLLPGALDMSKEGMLPGGTYRNRRYVGDRVRFDGEIPLALTDLMFDPQTSGGLLLAMREDQVDPYLDALSRLGEKAWPIGRLTPWQGVAIRVI, encoded by the coding sequence GTGGGACCGGGGGTCCTTTCCGAGCTCCTGACCGGCTTGCCGATCAAAAAAGATGACCGCCTCCTGGTCGGTTATGAGACCGAGGATGATGCCTGTGTCTACCTTGTTTCTGATGATATCGCCATCATCCAGACGGTGGATTTCTTTCCGCCCATCGTTGACGACCCCTTCGATTACGGCCGGATCGCCGCGGCCAATGCCCTGAGTGACGTCTACGCTATGGGAGCGGTCCCCAAAACAGCCCTGAATCTCCTCTGTTTTTCGAGCTGCCTTGACTTGGCCGTCGTTCGGAGGATTCTCGAGGGCGGGGCCGATAAATGCATGGAAGCCGGTGTCACAGTCGCGGGCGGCCACAGCATCGAAGATGAAGAGCCCAAGTTTGGCCTGTCTGTCATGGGGCTCTGCCACCCTGATCAGATCCGGCGAAATGATACCCCCCATCCTGGCCATATCCTTGTCCTGACAAAACCGCTGGGGACCGGGGCTCTGGCAACCGGCGCCAAGGCGGGCCTGCTGGACGGTGAGACGGTCCAGCGCATGATTGACACCATGGCGAAACTCAACCGCTATGCCTTTGAAGCTTCCGTCGGCCTCGATGTATCGGCATCGACTGACATCACGGGTTTCGGCCTTCTGGGACATCTGAGGGAAATGGCGGGGAGAGACCGGAAAGTGACCGTTGAAATCGACAGCCGGTCCGTTCCCCTGCTGCCCGGTGCCCTGGACATGTCCAAAGAGGGCATGCTGCCGGGCGGAACTTACCGCAACAGGCGTTACGTTGGCGACCGGGTTCGCTTTGATGGAGAGATCCCGCTGGCTCTGACGGATCTGATGTTCGACCCGCAGACGTCCGGCGGTCTCCTGCTGGCTATGCGGGAAGATCAGGTCGACCCCTATCTGGACGCCCTGAGCCGATTGGGTGAAAAAGCCTGGCCGATCGGACGCCTGACCCCCTGGCAGGGGGTGGCCATCCGGGTGATCTGA
- a CDS encoding glycerol dehydrogenase — MEMIFGAPQFYVQGPGIIAKTGKYLTDLQLDGKLLLMIDVGVKEVVKPMLVSIEEASIDYDVLDFADQYTLKKIALIADESKHKQYCAVVGVGGGKPIDASKRVGWSLGIPFLSVPTSIATDAATSRTSVAYTDDGELVEDKTIFNPAGIFVDSAIIVRAPIHLFGAGMADALSKRYEYKLSLACGFPNWYDASSAYFIDAISKEMHELLLRNGRYLKECFREGVLNETVERSITAMLLMSRLVWDSGGLRGAHDLFEEFNDAGYGKDHMHGEIVGYFDLVQLLVEQYPDNEFYELYTLYRDLGIPLKISDFGFPIGDADQLDELTTRFSKKCGEFNWHPGDDAFKDALLKLEKMQL; from the coding sequence ATGGAAATGATCTTCGGAGCCCCCCAGTTTTACGTGCAGGGACCGGGCATTATTGCAAAGACAGGGAAATATCTGACAGACCTCCAGCTTGATGGGAAACTCTTGCTCATGATTGATGTGGGGGTGAAAGAGGTGGTTAAGCCAATGTTGGTTTCTATCGAGGAGGCATCGATAGACTACGATGTGCTGGACTTTGCTGATCAATACACCCTGAAAAAAATCGCATTAATCGCCGATGAGTCCAAACACAAGCAGTATTGCGCTGTTGTGGGCGTTGGTGGTGGCAAGCCGATAGATGCTTCCAAACGGGTTGGTTGGTCCCTGGGCATTCCTTTCTTATCGGTTCCTACGAGTATCGCCACAGATGCTGCAACGAGTAGAACATCGGTCGCCTATACAGATGATGGCGAGTTGGTTGAGGACAAGACGATTTTCAACCCTGCTGGAATTTTCGTCGATTCCGCCATTATTGTTCGGGCACCCATTCATCTATTCGGAGCTGGGATGGCCGATGCGCTATCCAAGAGATATGAATACAAACTGTCGTTAGCCTGTGGATTCCCAAATTGGTATGACGCCTCTTCAGCCTATTTTATTGACGCAATTTCCAAAGAAATGCACGAACTGCTTTTGCGTAATGGTAGATATTTGAAGGAATGTTTTAGGGAGGGCGTGCTTAATGAGACAGTTGAACGGAGTATCACCGCCATGCTGCTCATGAGTCGTTTGGTGTGGGATTCAGGTGGTTTGCGGGGAGCTCATGACTTATTCGAGGAATTCAATGATGCAGGTTATGGTAAGGATCACATGCATGGTGAAATAGTTGGCTATTTCGATCTTGTCCAACTATTGGTAGAACAGTACCCAGACAATGAGTTTTACGAACTCTACACTCTTTACCGTGATTTGGGTATCCCACTCAAAATTAGCGACTTTGGATTTCCTATCGGGGACGCTGATCAACTCGATGAGTTGACGACGCGCTTTTCCAAGAAATGTGGTGAGTTCAACTGGCATCCAGGTGATGACGCGTTTAAAGATGCTTTACTTAAGCTCGAAAAGATGCAACTTTAA
- the pdxS gene encoding pyridoxal 5'-phosphate synthase lyase subunit PdxS, translated as MIRMKKFDRNLAEQLRGGVIMDVVNVEQARIAEEAGAVSVMALERVPADIRSAGGVSRMSDPAMIKAIMKAVRIPVMAKVRIGHFVEAQILQAIGVDFVDESEVLTPADEVYHIDKTKFEVPFVCGARGLDEALRRLAEGAMMIRTKGEPGTGDVVQAVRHMRRINQQIREVASLREDELYVRARDLAVPVELVQYVHQHGKLPVPNFSAGGVATPADAALMRQLGAEGVFVGSGIFKSGDPVRRARAIVEACEHYDDPERLAHVSENLGEAMVGLNPDQIELIMSERGV; from the coding sequence ATGATTCGAATGAAGAAATTTGACCGTAATCTCGCGGAACAGCTGAGAGGCGGCGTCATCATGGATGTCGTCAATGTCGAGCAGGCCCGCATCGCAGAGGAAGCCGGGGCTGTTTCGGTTATGGCGCTGGAGCGTGTTCCTGCCGATATTCGTTCAGCGGGGGGCGTTTCAAGAATGAGTGACCCTGCCATGATCAAGGCCATCATGAAGGCGGTCAGGATTCCGGTGATGGCGAAAGTCCGTATCGGCCACTTTGTTGAAGCACAGATCCTTCAGGCGATCGGCGTTGATTTTGTGGATGAAAGCGAAGTGCTGACGCCTGCCGACGAAGTCTATCACATTGATAAAACCAAGTTCGAAGTACCTTTTGTTTGCGGCGCACGGGGCCTTGATGAGGCGTTGCGCCGCCTGGCCGAAGGAGCCATGATGATACGGACCAAGGGTGAGCCCGGCACGGGAGATGTGGTCCAGGCTGTCAGGCATATGCGCCGGATCAATCAGCAAATCCGTGAAGTGGCCTCCCTTCGCGAAGACGAGCTTTACGTCCGGGCACGGGATTTGGCCGTTCCTGTCGAACTTGTTCAATACGTCCACCAACATGGTAAACTGCCCGTTCCCAATTTTTCTGCCGGAGGCGTCGCGACGCCGGCTGATGCGGCGCTGATGCGCCAGCTCGGCGCCGAGGGCGTTTTTGTCGGATCCGGCATCTTCAAGTCCGGCGATCCGGTCCGGCGCGCCAGGGCCATCGTGGAGGCCTGTGAGCACTACGACGATCCCGAGCGGCTGGCCCATGTCTCTGAGAACCTGGGCGAGGCCATGGTGGGTTTGAATCCCGATCAGATTGAGCTGATTATGTCGGAAAGAGGGGTGTAG
- a CDS encoding redox-sensing transcriptional repressor Rex yields the protein MASNSLSFQTLQRLPYYLDYLREVETENVSSTAIAAEFRLHEVQVRKDLASVSRQAGQPRKGFATKALIKDIEDILGYGHVDEAVIVGVGHLGTALANYAGFEKYGLKIVAGFDTRIASEEYLNQTPLYPMEKLDSLIRERGIRLGIITVDGANAQAVCDQLVEAGVEAIWNFAPVLLQVPEGIIVQNENMACALAILSHHLRK from the coding sequence ATGGCGTCTAATTCTCTCTCTTTCCAAACCTTGCAAAGGTTGCCCTATTACCTCGACTACCTGCGGGAAGTTGAAACCGAGAACGTCTCCTCGACCGCTATTGCCGCTGAATTCCGCCTGCACGAAGTGCAGGTCCGCAAAGATCTGGCCTCGGTGAGCCGGCAGGCTGGGCAGCCAAGAAAAGGTTTTGCGACAAAAGCACTGATCAAGGATATTGAAGACATCCTGGGCTACGGCCACGTTGATGAAGCGGTCATTGTCGGTGTGGGCCATCTTGGAACCGCCTTGGCCAACTACGCGGGCTTTGAAAAATACGGACTCAAAATTGTCGCGGGCTTCGATACCCGGATTGCCAGCGAGGAATACCTGAACCAAACGCCGCTTTACCCCATGGAAAAGCTTGATTCTCTAATCCGCGAACGCGGAATCAGGCTGGGCATCATTACCGTTGACGGCGCCAATGCCCAGGCCGTTTGTGACCAGCTCGTTGAAGCCGGCGTGGAGGCCATCTGGAATTTCGCACCCGTTCTGCTGCAGGTTCCGGAAGGCATCATCGTGCAAAATGAAAACATGGCCTGTGCCCTGGCCATCCTGAGCCACCATCTTCGAAAATAG
- a CDS encoding diacylglycerol kinase family lipid kinase, giving the protein MNGVGQNILVIINPNAGRYGASELAGKLCGELRKAGSSVREVFTTGIGDAREIAFTQGPAHDIVVACGGDGTLSEVVSGLMRLRFPPHVGFLPIGSTCDMARTFKLPSEPLKAARSILAGIPFAIDIGRVHGSQPQIRHDLPEGISPSRPEQLPAYFTYVASFGAFTETSYATRRHLKKALGHFAYLLTGLQSVGRIRPHETTVLLDGVDYSGSYIFGGVLNSFSVGGLVKLNDVVFDDGLFEVLLVKPPRNLGQTAKLVSRILQRKTSDDMIRRRAHDIIFRFKEPVSFTVDGEYGGSRTDWELNNIKQAIRLRVPSAPGTRA; this is encoded by the coding sequence ATGAATGGGGTCGGTCAAAACATCCTGGTGATCATCAATCCCAATGCCGGCCGCTACGGCGCATCGGAGCTTGCCGGAAAACTTTGCGGTGAACTCAGGAAGGCCGGATCTTCAGTCCGTGAAGTTTTCACCACGGGAATCGGTGACGCCCGTGAAATTGCATTCACCCAGGGCCCCGCACATGACATTGTCGTTGCCTGCGGAGGTGACGGCACACTCTCTGAGGTTGTTTCGGGGCTTATGCGGCTCCGCTTTCCCCCCCACGTCGGTTTCCTGCCGATTGGTTCGACCTGTGATATGGCCCGGACTTTCAAACTGCCGTCCGAGCCCCTGAAGGCAGCACGCAGCATCCTGGCAGGGATCCCTTTCGCCATCGACATCGGCCGGGTCCACGGAAGTCAACCGCAAATCCGCCACGACCTGCCGGAGGGCATCAGCCCCAGCAGGCCAGAACAATTACCCGCCTACTTTACCTATGTCGCCAGTTTCGGAGCCTTTACGGAGACCTCCTACGCAACACGGCGCCATTTGAAAAAAGCACTGGGTCATTTCGCTTACCTGCTGACCGGTCTCCAGTCAGTGGGCCGAATCCGCCCTCATGAAACCACCGTCCTGCTCGACGGAGTTGACTATTCAGGAAGCTACATCTTTGGAGGCGTCCTCAACTCTTTTTCTGTCGGCGGCCTGGTTAAGCTGAATGATGTAGTTTTCGACGACGGGCTCTTTGAAGTTCTGCTGGTCAAACCACCCCGGAACCTTGGGCAGACGGCCAAACTTGTCTCCCGCATCCTCCAGCGGAAAACAAGTGATGACATGATCCGTCGGCGGGCCCACGACATTATTTTCCGGTTTAAGGAACCCGTTTCTTTTACCGTTGACGGAGAGTACGGCGGTTCGAGGACTGATTGGGAGCTGAATAATATCAAGCAGGCCATCCGCCTTCGCGTTCCCTCCGCGCCCGGCACCCGGGCTTGA
- a CDS encoding s-methyl-5-thioribose-1-phosphate isomerase yields MSACDDTRKRHDHDLGFLLRYENIAWYEDGLVRILDRRVYPAEIIFQECRTVEQVADAITRMVTQSAGPYTAAGMGMALAAYQVRGRSKEKQLAALEEAAGLLSTARPTTEPRMRQVTAGALTAALRALEQGEKDLTQTLFQAAYNSLERRYERMSRVGRNLISLLPQEATVMTHCFGETVVGTMIRAAQEKGLTLKLFCPETRPYFQGARLTASVAAEMGTDVTVITDNMPAEVFSRHRVDLFTTAADAITLDGYVVNKIGTLQIAMVAKYFGVPYFVTGIPDQVRISQVPIEARDPNQVLEAGGVRNTRPGVKGYYPAFDITPPHLISGVVTDTGILTPYTLDHYRPPGGREGDYYGLVV; encoded by the coding sequence ATGTCTGCATGTGATGACACCCGGAAACGCCATGATCATGACCTCGGGTTCCTGTTGCGCTACGAAAATATCGCCTGGTATGAGGACGGCCTTGTCCGGATCCTGGACCGGCGTGTCTATCCCGCCGAAATTATTTTTCAAGAGTGCCGGACAGTCGAACAAGTCGCCGATGCCATCACCCGGATGGTGACACAAAGCGCTGGCCCTTACACGGCGGCCGGCATGGGAATGGCACTTGCCGCGTATCAGGTCAGGGGCCGGAGCAAGGAAAAGCAGCTGGCCGCGCTTGAAGAGGCAGCCGGGCTTCTGTCGACGGCGAGGCCGACAACAGAACCCAGGATGAGGCAGGTAACAGCGGGGGCTCTGACAGCTGCCCTGCGGGCTCTTGAGCAAGGTGAAAAAGACCTGACACAGACACTTTTCCAGGCAGCTTACAACTCATTGGAGCGGCGTTATGAACGGATGTCCCGGGTCGGGAGGAACCTTATTTCACTCCTGCCCCAAGAGGCAACCGTCATGACCCATTGCTTTGGCGAAACTGTTGTCGGCACCATGATCCGGGCTGCTCAGGAAAAGGGCCTGACATTGAAGCTCTTTTGCCCTGAAACCCGGCCCTATTTCCAGGGAGCCCGCCTCACGGCCAGTGTCGCGGCTGAAATGGGCACTGACGTCACGGTTATTACTGACAACATGCCGGCCGAAGTCTTCTCCCGCCACCGGGTGGATCTCTTTACAACAGCAGCCGATGCTATCACACTGGATGGCTATGTGGTCAACAAGATCGGTACTCTCCAGATCGCCATGGTGGCCAAATATTTCGGTGTGCCCTACTTCGTCACAGGGATCCCGGACCAGGTCCGGATCAGCCAGGTCCCCATCGAAGCGCGTGATCCCAATCAAGTGCTTGAGGCGGGGGGTGTTCGCAATACACGGCCGGGCGTCAAAGGTTACTACCCGGCTTTTGACATTACGCCGCCCCATCTCATTTCGGGAGTAGTCACCGACACAGGCATTTTAACCCCCTACACCCTGGATCATTACCGTCCGCCGGGCGGAAGGGAAGGCGACTATTACGGCCTCGTTGTTTGA